Proteins found in one Bacillus subtilis subsp. subtilis str. 168 genomic segment:
- the rpsO gene encoding ribosomal protein S15 (BS18) (Evidence 1a: Function from experimental evidences in the studied strain; PubMedId: 12682299, 15627386, 8825778, 20418391, 22720735, 23611891; Product type s : structure) — MAITQERKNQLINEFKTHESDTGSPEVQIAILTDSINNLNEHLRTHKKDHHSRRGLLKMVGKRRNLLTYLRNKDVTRYRELINKLGLRR; from the coding sequence ATGGCAATTACTCAAGAGCGTAAAAACCAACTCATCAATGAGTTCAAAACACACGAATCTGATACTGGATCTCCAGAAGTTCAGATCGCTATCCTAACTGACTCAATTAACAACTTGAACGAGCATTTACGTACTCACAAGAAAGACCACCACTCACGTCGCGGTCTTCTTAAAATGGTAGGTAAGCGTCGTAATCTTCTTACGTATCTGCGTAATAAAGACGTAACTCGTTACCGTGAGTTAATTAACAAACTAGGCTTACGTCGATAA
- the rbfA gene encoding pre-ribosomal (17S) RNA binding factor A (Evidence 2a: Function from experimental evidences in other organisms; PubMedId: 12628255, 15185964, 17996707, 21102555, 21529161, 23293003, 23611982, 24671761, 25904134, 27382067; Product type f: factor) has product MSMRANRVGEQMKKELGDIISRKLKDPRIGFLTVTDVRVSGDLQIAKVYISVLGDEKKREEALKGLAKAKGFIRSEIGSRIRLRKTPEIEFEFDESIDYGNRIETLIHELHSEKPSE; this is encoded by the coding sequence TTGAGTATGAGAGCAAACCGTGTCGGCGAGCAAATGAAAAAAGAACTCGGTGATATTATCAGCCGCAAGCTGAAAGACCCGAGAATTGGTTTTCTGACAGTAACGGATGTACGTGTATCAGGTGATTTGCAAATTGCAAAGGTGTATATCTCGGTTCTCGGTGACGAGAAAAAACGGGAAGAAGCGCTGAAAGGGCTGGCAAAAGCGAAAGGATTTATCCGATCCGAAATCGGCAGCCGCATCAGACTTCGAAAAACGCCTGAAATTGAATTTGAGTTCGATGAATCAATCGATTACGGGAATCGGATCGAAACACTGATTCACGAATTACATTCAGAGAAACCATCTGAATAA
- the truB gene encoding tRNA pseudouridine 55 synthase (Evidence 2a: Function from experimental evidences in other organisms; PubMedId: 7489483, 15987897; Product type e: enzyme): MVNGVLLLHKPVGMTSHDCVMKIRKLLKTKKVGHTGTLDPEVSGVLPICVGRATKIVEYLTEKSKTYDAEITLGFSTTTEDQTGETVETKPVNHDIDKADVEKVLNSLKGKQEQIPPMYSAVKVNGKKLYEYARAGIEVERPKRMITIEDIALTTEIKHHGETASFRFTVTCSKGTYVRTLAVMIGEKLGYPAHMSHLIRTASGDFSLDECFTFDELEAQAQSGTVEEHTVPIERALNHLPKWIISDTLAKKVENGALLETPEQFSEMTSGDRIAVFTESGTCLAIYFPHPAKKGLLKPAKVLMQKSEQ, encoded by the coding sequence ATGGTTAACGGAGTTCTCCTTTTACATAAACCTGTTGGCATGACATCGCACGACTGTGTCATGAAGATCCGAAAGCTGTTAAAAACAAAAAAAGTAGGACATACAGGAACGCTCGATCCGGAAGTATCAGGCGTGCTTCCGATTTGTGTAGGAAGAGCGACAAAAATAGTCGAATACTTAACTGAAAAATCTAAAACGTATGATGCAGAAATAACATTGGGCTTTTCAACCACAACAGAGGATCAAACCGGAGAAACGGTGGAAACAAAGCCTGTCAATCACGACATTGATAAAGCGGATGTAGAAAAGGTTTTAAACAGTTTAAAGGGGAAACAAGAACAAATTCCGCCCATGTATTCCGCTGTAAAAGTAAACGGCAAAAAATTATACGAATACGCAAGAGCAGGGATTGAAGTAGAACGTCCGAAACGTATGATAACCATTGAAGACATTGCCCTGACAACAGAGATTAAACATCATGGAGAAACCGCAAGCTTCCGGTTTACAGTGACTTGCTCCAAAGGGACCTATGTAAGGACGCTGGCGGTCATGATCGGAGAAAAGCTCGGATATCCGGCCCATATGTCTCATTTAATCCGTACGGCATCCGGAGATTTTTCTCTCGACGAATGCTTTACTTTTGATGAACTCGAAGCACAGGCCCAATCCGGAACCGTGGAAGAGCATACAGTTCCTATTGAACGTGCGCTCAATCATTTGCCGAAATGGATCATAAGTGATACATTAGCTAAGAAAGTAGAAAATGGGGCTTTGCTTGAGACGCCCGAGCAGTTTTCTGAAATGACAAGTGGAGACCGTATTGCCGTCTTTACTGAATCCGGAACCTGCTTGGCGATCTATTTCCCTCATCCTGCAAAAAAAGGGCTGTTAAAGCCGGCAAAAGTATTGATGCAAAAAAGCGAACAATAG
- the ribC gene encoding bifunctional riboflavin kinase FAD synthase (Evidence 1a: Function from experimental evidences in the studied strain; PubMedId: 9473052, 10206712, 12456892, 15668000, 18156273, 21866869; Product type e : enzyme), producing MKTIHITHPHHLIKEEQAKSVMALGYFDGVHLGHQKVIGTAKQIAEEKGLTLAVMTFHPHPSHVLGRDKEPKDLITPLEDKINQIEQLGTEVLYVVKFNEVFASLSPKQFIDQYIIGLNVQHAVAGFDFTYGKYGKGTMKTMPDDLDGKAGCTMVEKLTEQDKKISSSYIRTALQNGDVELANVLLGQPYFIKGIVIHGDKRGRTIGFPTANVGLNNSYIVPPTGVYAVKAEVNGEVYNGVCNIGYKPTFYEKRPEQPSIEVNLFDFNQEVYGAAIKIEWYKRIRSERKFNGIKELTEQIEKDKQEAIRYFSNLRK from the coding sequence GTGAAGACGATACATATTACACATCCTCATCATTTAATAAAAGAGGAGCAGGCAAAATCAGTGATGGCGTTAGGTTATTTTGACGGCGTTCATCTCGGGCATCAAAAGGTAATCGGCACAGCGAAGCAAATAGCCGAAGAAAAAGGTCTGACATTAGCTGTGATGACCTTTCATCCCCATCCTTCTCACGTGTTGGGCAGAGATAAGGAACCAAAGGATCTGATTACGCCTCTTGAAGACAAAATAAACCAAATTGAACAATTAGGCACAGAAGTTCTGTATGTCGTTAAATTTAATGAAGTGTTTGCTTCTCTTTCTCCTAAGCAGTTTATAGACCAGTATATTATCGGCCTTAATGTGCAGCACGCAGTGGCAGGCTTTGACTTTACGTACGGCAAATACGGCAAGGGAACAATGAAGACCATGCCGGATGATTTAGACGGAAAAGCTGGGTGCACAATGGTAGAAAAATTAACGGAGCAGGATAAAAAAATCAGTTCTTCGTATATCCGTACCGCGCTTCAAAACGGAGATGTTGAATTGGCGAATGTCTTGCTTGGACAACCTTATTTTATTAAAGGAATTGTCATTCATGGTGATAAAAGAGGGCGGACCATCGGGTTTCCGACAGCGAATGTCGGTTTAAATAACAGCTATATCGTTCCGCCCACAGGTGTATATGCCGTAAAAGCGGAAGTGAACGGCGAAGTTTACAATGGCGTTTGCAATATTGGCTATAAGCCAACGTTTTATGAAAAGCGCCCTGAACAGCCTTCCATCGAGGTCAATCTGTTTGATTTCAATCAAGAGGTATATGGAGCCGCTATAAAAATCGAATGGTACAAACGGATTCGGAGCGAGCGGAAATTCAATGGCATCAAAGAATTAACTGAGCAAATTGAGAAAGATAAGCAGGAAGCCATCCGTTATTTCAGCAATTTGCGGAAATAA